A window from Fragaria vesca subsp. vesca linkage group LG5, FraVesHawaii_1.0, whole genome shotgun sequence encodes these proteins:
- the LOC101298022 gene encoding uncharacterized protein LOC101298022, whose product MAYSHHESPETLTPLLEDDVVDGAADYKGLPARRSTSGGWRSASFIIGVEVAERFAYYGISSNLITFLTGPLGQSTATAAENVNIWSGTASLLPLLGSVVADSFLGRYRTIIAASLLYILGLGLLTLSAMIPSSQLQVLLFFFSLYLVAFGQGGHKPCVQAFGADQFDGQDPEECKAKSSFFNWWYFGVCAGGLFTVSVLAYIQDNLSWGLGFGIPCVVMILALIIFVGGTRTYRYSIKGEEESPFVRISKVFVAALGNWRTSPSAIASEEESRGTLPHQSSEQYKFLNKALLAPDDLMKNGKMCTIAEVEEAKAVLRLFPIWATCLVYGTVFAQSTTFFTKQGATMDRTIVPGFDIPAASLQSFIGLTIIIFIPIYDRIFVPTARAFTREPSGITMLQRIGTGIFFSIISMVVAALVEIKRLQTAEDYDLVDLPSATIPMSIWWLVPQYLLYGLADVFTMVGMQEFFYDQVPNELRSVGLALYLSIIGVGSFLSSFLISIIEDATSAAGQTSWFSDNLNTAHLDYFYWLLAALSAVGLAVYIYFAKSYIYNIDGAVDFHGHPVRRSTSGGWRAASFIIWVEVAERVAYYGISSNLISFLTGPLGQSVATAAQNVNIWSGTASLLPLLGAFVADSFLGRYRTILAASLVYILGLGLLTVSAVLPSSELQVLMFFFCLYLVAVGQGGHKPCVQAFGADQFDRNYPDESKAKSSFFNWWYFGICAGPLLTLAVLDYIQDNLSWGLGFGLPCVVMVFALLIFLSGTRKYRFSIKGEEENAFGRIGKVFATALRNRRTTSLAIALEEESRGTLPHHSSEQFKFLNKALVAPDDLKEKGKLCTITEVEEAKAVLRLFPIWITCLVYAIVFAQFSTFFTKQGATMDRTFVPGFDIPAAALQSFISLVIIVFIPIYDRIFVPIARSFTREPSGITMLQRIGTGMFLSIICMIVAALVEIQRLKTAKDYNLVDKPSATVPLSVWWLVPQYLLIGLADVFTMVGLQEFFYDQVPKDLRSIGLALYISIFGVGSFLSSFLISVIEEATSWAGHTSWFSNNLNRAHLDYFYWLLAVLSAVQFAIYMCIAKSYFYNRVSTV is encoded by the exons ATGGCTTATTCTCACCATGAATCACCGGAGACCTTAACCCCACTCTTAGAAGACGACGTCGTCGACGGCGCCGCTGACTACAAAGGCCTTCCGGCCCGCCGATCCACCTCCGGCGGTTGGCGCTCCGCTTCCTTCATAATAG GTGTGGAAGTTGCGGAGAGGTTCGCCTACTACGGAATCAGCTCCAATCTGATAACGTTTCTGACGGGGCCGTTGGGGCAGTCGACGGCCACGGCGGCGGAGAATGTGAACATATGGTCTGGAACGGCGTCGTTGCTTCCTCTATTGGGATCGGTCGTCGCCGATTCCTTCCTCGGTCGCTACCGCACCATTATTGCCGCTTCTCTCCTCTACATTTTG GGACTTGGCTTGTTGACCCTGTCGGCCATGATTCCTTCTTCTCAGCTTCAAGTACTGTTATTCTTCTTCTCTCTATATCTAGTAGCATTTGGGCAAGGTGGGCACAAGCCTTGTGTTCAGGCTTTTGGGGCAGATCAGTTTGATGGACAAGATCCAGAGGAGTGCAAGGCGAAAAGCTCATTCTTCAATTGGTGGTACTTTGGTGTCTGTGCAGGCGGGCTATTCACAGTCTCGGTATTGGCCTACATACAGGACAATCTAAGCTGGGGTCTGGGTTTTGGAATTCCTTGTGTTGTGATGATCCTTGCACTGATTATTTTTGTTGGTGGAACTAGAACATACCGGTATAGCATCAAAGGGGAGGAGGAAAGTCCATTTGTGAGAATCAGCAAAGTTTTTGTTGCTGCATTAGGGAACTGGCGCACTAGTCCTTCAGCAATAGCTTCTGAAGAGGAATCCCGTGGAACCTTGCCTCATCAAAGTTCTGAACAATACAA GTTCCTCAACAAAGCCTTGCTCGCGCCAGATGATTTGATGAAAAATGGGAAAATGTGTACCATCGCTGAGGTTGAGGAAGCAAAGGCTGTTCTTAGGCTGTTCCCAATATGGGCAACATGCTTGGTATACGGTACTGTATTTGCACAGTCCACTACTTTCTTCACCAAGCAAGGTGCTACAATGGACAGAACTATTGTCCCCGGTTTTGACATACCAGCAGCTTCACTGCAGTCGTTTATTGGCCTAACCATTATTATTTTCATACCCATTTACGACCGCATTTTCGTTCCAACAGCAAGAGCTTTCACCAGAGAACCCTCTGGCATTACAATGCTTCAAAGAATAGGAACTGGGATTTTTTTCTCTATCATCTCTATGGTCGTTGCAGCTTTAGTTGAGATAAAAAGGCTCCAAACTGCCGAAGATTATGATCTGGTTGATCTGCCAAGTGCCACAATTCCAATGAGTATTTGGTGGTTAGTTCCTCAGTACTTGTTGTATGGACTTGCCGATGTTTTCACCATGGTTGGTATGCAAGAGTTCTTCTACGATCAGGTACCAAATGAATTAAGAAGCGTAGGACTTGCCCTCTACCTCAGTATTATTGGGGTGGGAAGCTTTCTGAGCAGCTTTCTTATTTCAATTATTGAGGATGCAACCAGTGCTGCTGGGCAAACTAGCTGGTTTTCGGATAACCTTAATACTGCACATCTTGATTACTTTTATTGGTTACTAGCTGCACTCAGTGCAGTAGGATTGGCGGTCTACATTTATTTTGCAAAATCTTACATTTATAATA TCGACGGCGCCGTTGACTTCCACGGCCATCCCGTCCGCAGATCCACCTCAGGCGGCTGGCGTGCCGCATCCTTCATAATAT GGGTGGAGGTTGCCGAGAGGGTTGCCTACTATGGAATCAGCTCCAACCTCATATCATTTCTCACCGGACCTTTGGGACAGTCCGTCGCCACGGCCGCCCAGAATGTCAACATATGGTCCGGAACGGCGTCGTTGCTTCCTCTCTTGGGAGCCTTCGTCGCTGATTCTTTTCTCGGTCGTTACCGCACCATTCTTGCCGCTTCTCTCGTCTACATCTTG GGTCTTGGATTGCTGACTGTGTCGGCCGTGCTTCCTTCTTCTGAGCTTCAAGTGTTAATGTTCTTTTTCTGTCTGTATTTAGTAGCAGTTGGGCAAGGTGGACACAAACCTTGTGTTCAAGCTTTTGGAGCAGATCAATTTGATAGAAACTATCCAGACGAGAGCAAAGCGAAAAGCTCATTCTTCAATTGGTGGTATTTTGGTATATGTGCAGGCCCCTTACTTACACTTGCAGTATTAGACTACATACAGGATAATCTTAGTTGGGGTCTGGGTTTCGGTCTTCCTTGTGTTGTGATGGTCTTTGCACTGCTTATTTTCCTTTCTGGGACTAGAAAATACCGGTTTAGTATCAAGGGGGAGGAGGAAAATGCATTTGGGAGAATTGGCAAGGTGTTTGCTACTGCATTGAGGAATCGGCGAACTACTTCTTTAGCAATAGCTTTAGAAGAGGAATCCCGCGGAACCTTGCCTCACCACAGTTCTGAACAATTCAA ATTCCTCAACAAAGCCTTGGTTGCACCAGATGATTTGAAGGAAAAGGGGAAGCTGTGTACCATCACTGAGGTTGAAGAAGCAAAAGCAGTTCTTAGGTTGTTTCCGATTTGGATTACATGCTTGGTATATGCTATTGTGTTTGCACAGTTCTCGACTTTCTTCACTAAGCAAGGTGCCACCATGGACCGAACATTTGTGCCAGGTTTTGACATACCAGCTGCTGCACTGCAGTCATTTATAAGCCTTGTCATTATTGTATTCATTCCGATTTATGATCGTATTTTTGTGCCAATAGCAAGATCATTCACCAGGGAACCCTCTGGCATTACAATGCTACAAAGAATAGGAACCGGCATGTTTCTATCTATTATTTGCATGATAGTTGCAGCTTTAGTTGAGATACAAAGGCTCAAAACTGCCAAAGATTATAATCTGGTTGATAAGCCAAGTGCCACAGTCCCACTGAGTGTTTGGTGGTTAGTTCCTCAATATTTGTTAATCGGACTGGCCGATGTTTTCACCATGGTTGGTCTGCAAGAGTTCTTCTACGATCAGGTACCAAAAGATTTAAGAAGTATAGGACTTGCCCTTTACATCAGTATATTTGGTGTGGGAAGCTTTCTGAGCAGCTTTCTTATATCTGTTATTGAAGAAGCAACCAGTTGGGCAGGCCACACTAGCTGGTTTTCCAATAACCTTAATCGTGCACATCTTGATTACTTTTATTGGTTACTTGCTGTACTCAGTGCAGTACAGTTCGCCATCTACATGTGTATCGCAAAATCTTACTTTTATAATAGGGTTTCTACGGTGTAA
- the LOC101310523 gene encoding uncharacterized protein LOC101310523: MAPNTQNTPLLDHDIEVAVSESKASSPTSIRSSTTGGWRSASFIIGVGFAERFAFYGVSSNLITFLSGPLGESTATAAVHVNTWSGTAALLPMLGAIVADSYLGRYRTILFSTMLYILGLGLLAFSAMLPSLSGFACEKTSEFTSCYSQLEVIFFYFSLYLVALGQGGNKPCIQAFGADQFNGQDPVESKAKSSFFNWWYFGICSGSLCTRLISSYVQDNFSWVLGFGLPCIVMILGLFVFFSGTRTYRYSIIGNGQSPFRRIGKVFVAAFKNWRANNTSDTFGNMHHQSSEQFKFLNKALLAPDSNLKEDRKQCTVFEVEEAKVVLSLFPIWSTCLVFAIVLAQMPTFFTKQGGTLDRTIRAGLDIPAASLQSFTSLIIICLIPLYDRIFVPIASAFTGKPSGITTLQRIGTGISLSAVSMIVAAFIETKRLESAEEFALLDMPHATIPMSVWWLIPQYLLIGVSDVFTMVGLQEFFYDQVPNELRSVGVALYLSIFGVGDFLSSFLISAIEEATGGEGRVSWFSNNLNRAHLNYFYWLLAGLSIAELGVFTYFAKSYRYRSGVIMATPPQPDDDLKTPLLQNDVEAAVLDYKHPPTGSGGWRSAIFIIGVGCTERFAFYGVSSNLVTFLSGPLGESTATAAENVNTWSGTASLLPLLGAVVADSFLGRYRTIVFSSLLYILGLGLLSFSTKLPSLTGSDCENSSQLTSCYSQLQVIFFYFSLYLVAVGQGGNKPCIQAFGADQFDGQDPVESKAKSSFFNWWYFGICSGSLCTRLVSSYIQDNFSWVLGFGIPCIMMALGLFVFLSGSRTYSSVEGDGKSPYARIGRVFVAALKNSRTTPSDLPHQSSEKFKFLNKALLVPNSESKGCSKVCTESEVEEAKVVLGLCPIWCTCLVYAIVLAQMSTFFTKQGATLDREIAAGFEIPAASLQSFTSLIIILFIPVYERIFVPMASAFSGNPTGITTLQRIGTGIFLAALSMIAAAVVEFKRLETAQEYALVDMPHVTIPMGVWWLIPQYLLIGVSDVFAMVGLQEFFYDQVPNELRSVGVALYLSIFGVGNFLSSFLISAIEEATSGEGRVSWFSNNLNRAHLDYFYWLLAGLSVVELAVFTYFAKSYRYKKRDILELIPSSIRSIAMDSLATLLPSSDLAFGTTSSPIYGPRSFLHVSDATVLAQARDLDEKLRRNKEVGPLAGVLVAVKDNVCTAEMLSTAGLRVLEGYTPPYDATAVRKIKELGGIVVGKTNLDEFGMGSTTEGSVKLWMSLVKIINSVKLWR; encoded by the exons ATGGCTCCTAACACCCAGAACACCCCATTGCTAGATCACGACATTGAGGTTGCCGTTTCCGAATCCAAAGCCTCTTCCCCGACCTCTATCAGATCGTCCACCACCGGCGGCTGGCGGTCCGCCTCCTTTATTATAG GGGTGGGATTTGCGGAGAGGTTTGCGTTCTATGGAGTCAGCTCGAACCTGATAACGTTTCTGAGTGGGCCGTTGGGGGAGTCGACGGCAACGGCGGCTGTGCACGTGAACACGTGGTCAGGAACGGCGGCCTTACTTCCTATGCTGGGAGCCATTGTCGCCGATTCATATCTCGGACGCTACCGTACCATCCTGTTCTCCACTATGCTCTACATCTTG GGACTAGGCTTGTTAGCATTTTCAGCCATGCTTCCTTCTCTCAGTGGTTTTGCATGCGAAAAGACCAGTGAATTCACTTCCTGTTACTCTCAGCTCGAAGTAATATTTTTCTACTTCTCTCTATATCTGGTAGCATTAGGGCAAGGTGGAAACAAACCTTGCATACAGGCTTTCGGAGCTGATCAGTTCAATGGACAAGATCCAGTGGAGAGCAAAGCCAAAAGCTCATTCTTTAACTGGTGGTACTTTGGTATCTGCTCCGGCTCCTTATGTACGCGATTGATATCAAGCTACGTGCAGGACAACTTCAGTTGGGTTCTTGGATTTGGACTTCCTTGCATTGTCATGATTCTTGGACTGTTTGTTTTCTTCTCCGGAACAAGAACTTATCGGTATAGCATCATAGGCAATGGACAAAGCCCTTTTCGCAGAATCGGTAAGGTATTTGTTGCTGCATTTAAGAACTGGCGAGCTAATAATACATCAGACACTTTCGGAAACATGCATCATCAAAGTTCTGAACAGTTCAA ATTCCTCAACAAGGCATTGCTAGCACCAGATAGTAACTTGAAGGAAGACAGGAAGCAGTGTACTGTCTTTGAGGTAGAAGAAGCAAAGGTTGTTCTTAGTCTTTTTCCGATATGGAGTACATGCTTGGTGTTTGCAATTGTTCTTGCACAAATGCCAACTTTCTTTACCAAGCAAGGGGGTACCCTAGACAGAACAATTAGAGCAGGCCTTGACATTCCAGCAGCTTCGCTTCAGTCCTTTACAAGCCTCATCATCATATGCCTCATTCCTTTGTACGATCGCATTTTTGTTCCTATTGCAAGTGCTTTCACCGGAAAACCCTCCGGCATTACAACGCTACAAAGAATCGGAACTGGGATATCTTTATCTGCTGTTTCCATGATAGTTGCAGCTTTCATTGAGACCAAAAGACTTGAATCTGCTGAAGAGTTTGCTCTGCTTGATATGCCACATGCTACCATTCCAATGAGTGTGTGGTGGTTGATTCCTCAGTACTTGTTGATTGGAGTGTCTGATGTGTTCACGATGGTTGGTCTGCAAGAGTTTTTCTACGATCAGGTACCAAATGAGCTAAGAAGTGTAGGAGTTGCCCTCTACCTCAGTATATTTGGTGTCGGAGACTTTTTGAGCAGCTTTCTTATCTCCGCCATAGAGGAAGCAACCGGCGGAGAAGGCCGAGTTAGCTGGTTTTCCAATAATCTGAATCGTGCTCATCTTAATTACTTTTACTGGCTGCTCGCTGGACTCAGTATAGCGGAACTGGGTGTCTTCACATATTTTGCAAAATCATACAGATACAGAAGTGGAG TAATAATGGCCACTCCTCCTCAGCCTGACGACGACCTCAAAACCCCGTTGCTCCAAAACGACGTCGAGGCCGCCGTTTTGGACTACAAGCACCCCCCCACCGGCTCCGGCGGCTGGCGCTCCGCCATCTTCATAATCG GTGTTGGATGTACGGAGAGGTTCGCATTCTACGGCGTCAGTTCGAACCTGGTGACGTTTCTGAGCGGGCCGTTGGGGGAGTCGACGGCGACGGCGGCGGAGAATGTGAACACGTGGTCCGGGACCGCGTCTTTGCTTCCGTTGCTCGGCGCCGTTGTCGCCGATTCGTTTCTCGGTCGCTACCGCACCATCGTTTTCTCTTCTCTGCTCTACATCCTG GGGCTAGGCTTGTTGAGTTTCTCGACTAAGCTACCTTCTCTCACTGGTTCTGATTGCGAAAACAGCAGCCAGTTGACATCATGTTATTCTCAGCTCCAAGTAATATTCTTCTACTTCTCACTATATCTGGTAGCAGTAGGGCAAGGGGGAAACAAACCTTGCATACAAGCTTTCGGAGCTGATCAGTTCGATGGACAAGATCCGGTGGAGAGCAAAGCCAAAAGCTCATTCTTTAATTGGTGGTACTTCGGTATCTGCTCAGGCTCCTTATGCACACGATTGGTATCAAGCTACATACAGGACAACTTCAGTTGGGTTCTGGGATTCGGAATTCCTTGTATTATGATGGCCCTTGGCCTATTTGTTTTCTTGTCCGGATCAAGAACTTATAGTAGTGTCGAAGGGGATGGGAAAAGCCCATATGCTAGAATTGGTAGGGTTTTTGTTGCTGCATTAAAGAATTCACGTACTACTCCTTCAGACCTGCCTCACCAAAGTTCTGAAAAGTTCAA GTTCCTCAACAAGGCATTGCTAGTGCCAAATAGTGAATCGAAGGGCTGTAGCAAGGTCTGTACCGAATCTGAGGTAGAAGAAGCAAAGGTTGTTCTTGGTCTTTGTCCGATATGGTGTACATGTCTGGTGTATGCTATTGTCCTTGCACAGATGTCGACTTTCTTTACCAAGCAAGGGGCAACATTGGACAGAGAAATTGCAGCCGGCTTTGAGATACCAGCTGCTTCACTTCAGTCTTTTACCAGCCTGATTATTATTCTCTTCATTCCTGTTTATGAGCGTATCTTTGTTCCGATGGCAAGTGCTTTCTCTGGAAATCCCACCGGCATTACAACACTGCAAAGAATCGGAACTGGGATATTTTTAGCTGCTCTTTCCATGATAGCTGCAGCTGTCGTTGAGTTTAAAAGGCTTGAAACTGCTCAAGAGTATGCTCTGGTTGATATGCCACATGTTACAATTCCAATGGGCGTGTGGTGGTTGATTCCTCAGTACTTGTTGATTGGAGTGTCTGATGTTTTCGCGATGGTTGGTCTGCAAGAGTTTTTCTACGATCAGGTACCAAATGAACTAAGAAGTGTAGGAGTTGCGCTCTACCTCAGTATCTTTGGTGTGGGAAACTTTTTGAGCAGCTTTCTTATCTCGGCCATAGAGGAAGCAACCAGCGGAGAAGGCCGAGTTAGCTGGTTTTCCAATAACTTGAATCGTGCACATCTTGATTACTTTTACTGGCTGCTCGCTGGACTCAGTGTAGTGGAACTGGCTGTCTTCACATACTTTGCAAAATCTTATCGATATAAAAAGAGAG ATATCCTAGAGTTGATTCCTTCTTCAATAAGGAGCATTGCCATGGATTCTCTAGCAACTCTTTTGCCATCATCAGATTTAGCATT TGGCACTACATCTTCTCCGATCTATGGGCCACGCTCCTTCCTCCACGTCTCCGACGCCACCGTCCTTGCCCAGGCCCGCGACCTCGACGAGAAGCTTCGCCGGAATAAGGAGGTGGGCCCCCTGGCCGGGGTGCTCGTGGCCGTGAAGGACAACGTATGCACGGCGGAGATGCTGTCCACGGCAGGGTTGAGGGTTTTGGAAGGGTACACGCCGCCGTATGATGCTACTGCTGTGAGGAAGATTAAGGAGCTGGGTGGGATTGTGGTCGGCAAGACCAATTTGGATGAGTTTGGAATGGGCAGCACCACTGAAGGCTCCGTGAAGTTGTGGATGAGTTTGGTCAAAATCATAAATTCAGTGAAGTTGTGGAGATGA